ATCCGCGGTGGCCCGACCGGCGATGAGACGGCCGGCGGCAGGGGCCGTGGCCGAGACGGATAGGCGGCGCGATCCACGGGTTGCGGCGGCGCTCTCGGTGGTGCCGGGCCTCGGCCAGCTCTACAACCTGCAGCCGGCCAAGGCGGCCTTCTTCCTGCTCGCCACCGTGTTCACCATCGGGCCGGCGGTGCTCCTCATCACCGCCGGTGAGCGGCTCGGCACGTCCCTGCTGCACCGGGGCGCCGGCACCCTGTTCCTGCTCCTCGCCCTCGGCTCGGTGATCGTCTTCCTGGCGCTGATCATGCTCGGCCTCGCCTTCTGGGCGAGCGCCGTGGTCGACGCCCGGCGGACCGCCGTCGAGATCACCGAGCGGCGGCTGAGCGGCGGCCGCTGGTGGTTCTTCCGGCTGTGAAGGGCAGCGGGCTGGGCGCGGCCCTCGAGGCCGTGCACCGCATCGTTCCCCCCGCCACCGGCGGGCTGGACTGGCCGCGTCACCGCACCGCGGGCCGGATCCGGGGGGCGGAGCGCTCCCGCCTGCTGCACTACGAGCGGCTGATGGGGCTGGCCCATGCCACCGCGGTGCCGGTGGCGCTCGCCGCCACCCTGGTCCACGTCGACTTCATCGCCCGGCCGGCGACGCCGTGGTTCCTGGTGCTGCTCGCCACCACCCTGCTCTACGCGGTCGTCTACCACTTCGTGCTGCCGCGGGTGTGGCTCTCGCACACCAAGGTGGTGCTCGGCCTGCTCGTCGACGTGGTCCTGACCACCGAGGTGGTGCGGCTCACCGGCTACCACATGAGCCTGCTCGTCTTCCTCTACTACCTGATCATCATCGCCTGCGCGCTCACCCTGGAGACGCGCACGCTGTACGCCATCTGCGCGGTGATCAGCATCGCGTTCTGCGCGGTGCTGCCCCTCGACCCGATCTTCGGCCAGGCCGCCCGCGCCCACGTGGGCCACGTCCTGCTGTTCCTCTTCTCGGTGTGGGGGGTGGGATTCATCAGCGCCGCCGGCGCGGCGCAGATCCAGGCGGCGGAGCGGCGGCTGATGAGCAGCGTGCGCACCCAGCGGGCGATCGCCGAGGAGAACGCGAAGCTCTCCGTCGACCTCGCCCGCCGCCTCGAGGAGAGCCGCGCCCTCACCGTCTCCCTCGACCGGCAGCGCGAGGAGATTCGGCGGCTCGCCGACATGGTCATCCACGCCCAGGAGGAGGAGCGCCGCCGGGTGGCCCGCGAGCTCCACGACGAGTCCAACCAGCTGCTCGCCGCGCTGATGACCACCGTCGACGCCGCCGAGGCGGCGGCGGCGCGGCAGGGCCAGCCCGAGCTC
The window above is part of the Candidatus Dormiibacterota bacterium genome. Proteins encoded here:
- a CDS encoding ATP-binding protein, which codes for MVLPAVKGSGLGAALEAVHRIVPPATGGLDWPRHRTAGRIRGAERSRLLHYERLMGLAHATAVPVALAATLVHVDFIARPATPWFLVLLATTLLYAVVYHFVLPRVWLSHTKVVLGLLVDVVLTTEVVRLTGYHMSLLVFLYYLIIIACALTLETRTLYAICAVISIAFCAVLPLDPIFGQAARAHVGHVLLFLFSVWGVGFISAAGAAQIQAAERRLMSSVRTQRAIAEENAKLSVDLARRLEESRALTVSLDRQREEIRRLADMVIHAQEEERRRVARELHDESNQLLAALMTTVDAAEAAAARQGQPELTATLARLRRLASATLSDLQRIATELRPPALDEFGLLPALTRHVRDRTADTPLEASVDTEGRPRRLAATVEVALYRIAQEALANVQKHSDARSVRLRLRFLPGAVRLDVTDDGVGFELEGENGAARSRLGIAGMRERASIVGGSLRVASRPGGGTRISASIPLGEEAQVSAHG